A region from the Kribbella shirazensis genome encodes:
- the nirB gene encoding nitrite reductase large subunit NirB — translation MRVVIIGGGMAGRRLAEMLGNEPSYDVTVLGDEPSYNRGRLTEYVAGRAEVASGNETVKAAAAVDRARRIVRDRDGTEYPYDRLVFATGAVPVVPDGVRGGQLLRSVDDARAVVAGAGQARRAVVLGGGVLGVETACALRERGVAVTLVHDGETLLDKTIRPSAGRRVTRAVRQLGVEVLLNTKLHDTELKDGRFRALRLQNGRQVYGELLVVACGVKPRTDLATGLTVRNGIVVDRTLTSPDDPRVHAIGDCAEVDGRLTGTVDSAWAHAEALAQYLMGQPAELPDHEVVRVTAGGLDVLVLGEKDEAGEVVRLEDGTRYVRAVLRDGVVRSAVAVGAPEVAAELVLLADRGTPVVADGLLGEPSDGPKTKKVATVCRCNGVTRAAIEAAWRGGADSVAGIAATTRATTGCGSCTGAVGELLDRFRRGETEPVPSRRATMAELNKAKHVVVVGGGMVAHRLVEALRQRDTETTYRITVFAEEPRLPYDRVALTSYFSGRDPQDLSLGEPELWDDPAVNLRKGVQIMSIDTTAKTVTTARGEQVGYDELVLATGSSAFVPPVKNNDAQGCFVYRTIDDVAALRVYVERLKSEGKQVNGVVVGGGLLGLEAAGALRALGAGTKVVEFAPRLMPLQVDEGGGAALSRLIEGLDVEVLTATQCQRVKLTSQGAARAMAVADGPDLPADVVVFATGVRPRDELGREAGLEIGERGGVVVDEACRTSVPGVWAIGEVACIEGRVWGLIAPGYTMAEIVADRLLGGEATFPGADTSTKLKLLGVDVASFGDAFGATEGALDIVYADPVAGVYKKLVLSDDARTLLGGILVGDASAYSGLRPMVGRELGADPAAFLLPEGAGPVQLELPDDAPVCSCNNVSAGTIRCAVRDEGCTDIKSVCGKTKAGTSCGSCLPIVKNLLNTELTKAGVEVSKALCEHFALSRAELFDVVRITELRTFSEIVERHGTGRGCDICKPVVASILASIDPAGHVLEGERATLQDTNDHVMANMQKDGTYSVVPRIPGGEITPEGLITIGEVARDFGLYTKITGGQRVDLFGARIEQLPAIWKRLVDAGFESGHAYGKALRTVKSCVGSTWCRYGVQDSVGMAIALELRYRGLRSPHKLKLGVSGCARECAEARGKDVGVIATEKGWNLYVGGNGGMTPRHAELLASDLSDEELFRAIDRFLMYYIRTGDRLQRTSVWMRELEGGLDHVRDVVLNDSLGIAADLDAAMAQHVDSYVDEWQATLNDPAKLARFVSFVNAPDQPDADLRYVVERNQPRPATPAERGQLEPVLLAGPRLEVRR, via the coding sequence ATGAGAGTGGTGATCATCGGCGGCGGGATGGCCGGGCGGCGGCTGGCGGAAATGCTCGGAAACGAGCCCTCGTACGACGTGACAGTCCTGGGAGACGAGCCGTCGTACAACCGGGGCCGCCTGACCGAGTACGTCGCAGGGCGCGCGGAAGTTGCGTCCGGCAACGAAACCGTGAAGGCCGCGGCCGCGGTGGACCGGGCACGGCGGATCGTCAGGGACCGCGACGGGACGGAGTACCCGTACGACAGGCTGGTGTTCGCGACCGGCGCGGTGCCGGTGGTGCCGGACGGCGTCCGGGGTGGGCAGCTGCTGAGGTCCGTCGACGACGCGCGGGCGGTGGTAGCGGGCGCCGGGCAGGCGCGGCGGGCCGTCGTACTCGGGGGCGGCGTGCTGGGCGTCGAGACTGCTTGCGCACTGCGTGAACGCGGCGTCGCGGTCACCTTGGTGCACGACGGCGAAACCCTGCTGGACAAGACGATCCGGCCCTCGGCCGGTCGCCGGGTGACGCGGGCGGTGCGGCAGCTCGGCGTCGAAGTACTCCTCAACACCAAGCTGCACGACACCGAACTGAAGGACGGCCGCTTCCGCGCGCTGCGCCTGCAGAACGGGCGTCAGGTGTACGGCGAGTTGCTGGTCGTGGCGTGTGGAGTGAAGCCGCGGACCGACCTCGCGACCGGGCTGACGGTGCGGAACGGCATCGTGGTCGACCGTACGCTGACCAGCCCGGACGACCCACGAGTGCACGCGATCGGCGACTGCGCGGAGGTGGACGGCCGGCTGACGGGCACGGTCGATTCCGCGTGGGCACACGCCGAAGCGCTGGCGCAGTACCTGATGGGACAGCCCGCCGAGCTGCCTGACCACGAGGTCGTCCGGGTGACCGCGGGCGGGCTGGACGTTCTGGTGCTGGGCGAGAAGGACGAAGCCGGCGAGGTCGTCCGGCTCGAGGACGGGACCCGGTACGTGCGGGCCGTCCTGCGGGACGGCGTGGTGCGGTCGGCGGTCGCGGTGGGTGCACCGGAGGTCGCCGCGGAGCTTGTGTTGCTGGCGGACCGGGGGACGCCGGTGGTCGCGGACGGGCTGCTCGGTGAGCCGTCCGACGGACCGAAGACGAAGAAGGTGGCGACCGTGTGCAGGTGCAACGGCGTCACCAGGGCCGCGATCGAGGCGGCCTGGCGTGGGGGTGCCGACAGTGTCGCCGGCATCGCCGCCACGACGCGGGCGACGACCGGGTGCGGCAGTTGCACCGGCGCCGTCGGCGAACTGCTCGACCGCTTCCGGCGCGGCGAGACCGAACCAGTCCCGAGCAGGAGGGCGACGATGGCAGAGCTGAACAAGGCCAAGCACGTTGTGGTGGTCGGCGGAGGCATGGTTGCCCATCGCCTGGTCGAGGCGCTGCGCCAGCGCGACACCGAGACCACCTACCGGATCACGGTGTTCGCCGAGGAGCCGCGGCTCCCGTACGACCGGGTCGCGCTGACCAGCTACTTCTCCGGTCGCGACCCGCAGGACCTCTCGCTCGGCGAGCCCGAACTGTGGGACGACCCGGCGGTGAACCTGCGCAAGGGCGTGCAGATCATGTCGATCGACACCACGGCCAAGACCGTCACGACCGCTCGCGGCGAGCAGGTCGGGTACGACGAACTGGTCCTGGCGACCGGCTCTTCGGCCTTCGTCCCGCCGGTCAAGAACAACGACGCCCAGGGTTGCTTCGTCTACCGCACGATCGACGACGTGGCGGCGCTCCGGGTCTACGTCGAGCGTCTGAAGTCCGAAGGCAAGCAGGTCAACGGTGTCGTCGTCGGTGGCGGTCTGCTCGGTCTGGAAGCGGCCGGTGCGCTGCGGGCGCTGGGCGCCGGGACCAAGGTCGTCGAGTTCGCGCCGCGGTTGATGCCGTTGCAGGTCGACGAGGGCGGTGGCGCCGCGCTGTCGCGGCTGATCGAGGGCCTCGATGTCGAGGTGCTGACCGCGACGCAGTGCCAGCGCGTGAAGCTCACCTCGCAGGGCGCCGCGCGGGCGATGGCTGTTGCCGACGGCCCCGATCTGCCGGCCGACGTGGTCGTGTTCGCGACCGGTGTCCGGCCGCGCGACGAGCTCGGCCGCGAGGCCGGTCTGGAGATCGGCGAGCGCGGCGGTGTCGTGGTCGACGAGGCCTGCCGTACGTCGGTGCCTGGTGTCTGGGCGATCGGTGAGGTCGCGTGCATCGAGGGTCGCGTGTGGGGTCTGATCGCGCCGGGCTACACGATGGCCGAGATTGTCGCGGACCGGTTGCTCGGGGGCGAGGCGACCTTCCCGGGCGCGGACACGTCGACGAAGCTGAAGCTGCTCGGTGTCGACGTCGCGAGCTTCGGGGACGCGTTCGGCGCGACCGAAGGCGCGCTGGACATCGTGTACGCCGACCCGGTGGCCGGTGTCTACAAGAAGCTCGTGCTGTCCGACGACGCCCGGACCCTGCTCGGCGGCATCCTGGTCGGCGACGCGTCGGCGTACTCCGGACTGCGCCCGATGGTCGGGCGGGAGCTCGGAGCGGACCCGGCGGCGTTCCTGCTGCCGGAGGGTGCAGGACCGGTGCAGCTCGAGCTGCCGGACGACGCGCCGGTCTGCTCGTGCAACAACGTGTCGGCGGGCACGATCCGCTGCGCCGTACGCGACGAGGGCTGCACCGACATCAAGTCGGTGTGCGGCAAGACCAAGGCCGGGACGTCCTGCGGATCCTGCCTGCCGATCGTCAAGAACCTGCTGAACACCGAGCTCACCAAGGCGGGCGTCGAGGTCAGCAAGGCGTTGTGCGAGCACTTCGCGCTGTCGAGGGCGGAGCTGTTCGACGTCGTGCGGATCACCGAGCTGCGGACGTTCAGCGAGATCGTCGAGCGGCACGGCACGGGCCGCGGCTGCGACATCTGCAAGCCGGTGGTCGCGTCGATCCTGGCGAGCATCGACCCGGCCGGTCACGTCCTCGAGGGTGAGCGCGCGACCCTGCAGGACACCAACGACCACGTGATGGCGAACATGCAGAAGGACGGCACGTACTCCGTCGTACCGCGGATCCCCGGTGGTGAGATCACGCCCGAGGGCCTGATCACGATCGGTGAGGTGGCGCGCGACTTCGGGCTGTACACGAAGATCACCGGCGGTCAGCGCGTCGACCTGTTCGGGGCGCGGATCGAGCAGCTGCCGGCGATCTGGAAGCGGCTCGTGGACGCGGGCTTCGAGTCCGGGCACGCGTACGGCAAGGCGCTGCGGACGGTGAAGTCGTGCGTCGGGTCCACCTGGTGCCGGTACGGCGTCCAGGACTCGGTGGGGATGGCGATCGCGCTGGAGCTGCGGTACCGCGGGCTGCGGTCGCCGCACAAACTCAAGCTCGGCGTCTCCGGGTGTGCGCGGGAATGCGCGGAGGCACGCGGCAAGGACGTCGGCGTGATCGCGACCGAGAAGGGCTGGAACCTGTACGTCGGCGGCAACGGCGGCATGACGCCCCGGCACGCCGAGCTGCTCGCGTCCGACCTGTCGGACGAGGAGCTGTTCCGGGCGATCGACCGCTTCCTCATGTACTACATCCGCACCGGTGACCGCCTGCAGCGGACCTCGGTGTGGATGCGGGAGCTCGAGGGCGGACTCGATCACGTGCGTGACGTCGTACTCAACGACAGCCTCGGGATCGCCGCCGACCTGGACGCCGCGATGGCGCAGCACGTCGACTCGTACGTCGACGAGTGGCAGGCGACGCTCAACGATCCCGCCAAGCTGGCCCGGTTCGTGTCGTTCGTGAACGCGCCGGACCAGCCCGACGCCGACCTGCGGTACGTGGTCGAGCGCAACCAGCCGCGACCGGCCACCCCGGCCGAGCGCGGGCAGCTGGAGCCGGTGCTACTGGCCGGCCCCCGATTGGAGGTACGCCGATGA
- a CDS encoding molybdopterin-dependent oxidoreductase, with amino-acid sequence MTGVATHCPYCALQCATTLHPVAKPGAVEVRPRQFPTNRGGLCRKGWTAPDVLTVPDRLTVPLVRNAAGELEETSWDAALDFVADRIKALQASHGRDAIAVFGGGGLTNEKAYALGKFARVALKTANVDYNGRFCMSSAAAATNRAFGIDRGLPFPLADLGGAGAVLLVGSNIAETMPPAVAHLQAAREAGGLLVVDPRRSATAGLTEENAGIHLQATPGTDLALVLALTHVVLQEGLADTAFLSERVDDPDVLIRSTASWWPERAERVTGVPAATIRQAARVLAAAAPVHGGAGAYILTGRGAEQHSKGTDTVTACINLALALGLPGRMGSGYGCITGQGNGQGGREHGQKADQLPGYRSIEDPAARSYVAQVWGVDPDELPRSGKSAVELIDSLGTAAGPKALFVHGSNLLVSAPNLASVRERLAALELLVVADVVPSETALLADVVFPVTQWAEEDGTMTSLEGRVLRRRAAVSAPGEVRSDLAVFAGIAERLGIDGFSTDPREVFEELRRASAGGKADYSGISWARLDAGEALFWPVPHEGHPGTPRLFADGFPTADGRAHVVPVDHRPVADDLSGDAPIYLVTGRLLQHYQSGAQTRRVPELAEAEPEVFAEIHPRVAAQLGIGDGRPVRLRTARGSMVLPARVTADVRPDTVFVPFHYGGAEAVNELTNDALDPVSRMPEFKACAVEVTAAVLGATGVPA; translated from the coding sequence GTGACCGGAGTCGCCACCCACTGTCCGTACTGCGCTCTGCAGTGCGCCACCACGCTGCACCCGGTCGCGAAGCCGGGTGCCGTGGAGGTGCGGCCGCGTCAGTTCCCCACCAACAGGGGCGGGCTGTGCCGTAAGGGCTGGACGGCGCCCGACGTACTCACGGTGCCGGACCGGCTCACCGTGCCCCTCGTCCGCAACGCCGCGGGCGAACTCGAGGAGACGAGCTGGGACGCCGCCCTGGACTTCGTGGCGGACCGGATCAAGGCGCTACAGGCCTCCCACGGCCGGGATGCGATCGCGGTGTTCGGCGGTGGCGGGCTGACGAACGAGAAGGCCTACGCACTGGGCAAGTTCGCGCGGGTCGCGTTGAAGACGGCGAATGTCGACTACAACGGCCGGTTCTGTATGTCGTCCGCGGCCGCGGCGACGAACCGGGCCTTCGGGATCGACCGGGGGCTGCCGTTCCCGCTCGCCGACCTGGGCGGCGCGGGAGCGGTGCTCCTGGTCGGCAGCAACATCGCGGAGACGATGCCGCCGGCGGTCGCGCATCTGCAGGCCGCACGGGAAGCGGGTGGGCTTCTGGTCGTCGACCCGCGCCGCTCGGCCACCGCCGGACTGACCGAGGAAAACGCTGGAATTCACCTGCAGGCAACCCCGGGCACGGACCTCGCCCTGGTCCTCGCGCTCACCCACGTCGTCCTGCAGGAAGGACTCGCGGACACCGCGTTCCTGAGCGAACGGGTCGACGACCCCGACGTGCTGATTCGTTCGACGGCTTCCTGGTGGCCGGAGCGGGCGGAGCGGGTAACTGGTGTGCCCGCCGCCACGATCCGGCAGGCCGCGCGGGTACTGGCCGCGGCTGCTCCGGTGCATGGTGGCGCCGGGGCGTACATCCTGACGGGACGTGGGGCCGAGCAGCACAGCAAGGGCACCGACACTGTCACGGCATGCATCAACCTTGCGCTGGCGCTCGGCCTGCCGGGACGGATGGGCAGCGGGTACGGCTGCATCACCGGGCAGGGGAACGGCCAGGGCGGCCGTGAGCACGGGCAGAAGGCGGATCAGCTACCGGGTTATCGGAGCATCGAGGACCCAGCAGCGCGTTCGTATGTTGCGCAGGTCTGGGGTGTTGATCCCGACGAATTGCCGCGGTCGGGGAAGAGCGCGGTGGAGTTGATCGACTCGCTCGGTACCGCGGCCGGGCCGAAGGCGTTGTTCGTGCACGGGAGCAACCTGCTGGTGTCGGCGCCGAATCTCGCCTCCGTACGGGAACGCCTCGCCGCCCTGGAACTGCTGGTGGTTGCCGACGTGGTGCCGTCCGAGACGGCGTTGCTGGCGGACGTCGTCTTCCCGGTGACGCAGTGGGCCGAGGAGGACGGGACGATGACGTCCCTCGAAGGCCGGGTACTGCGGCGGCGTGCTGCGGTGAGCGCTCCGGGTGAGGTGCGGAGCGACCTCGCGGTGTTCGCCGGCATCGCGGAAAGGCTCGGAATCGACGGGTTTTCCACCGACCCGCGCGAGGTGTTCGAGGAACTCCGGCGGGCGAGCGCCGGCGGAAAGGCAGACTATTCCGGGATTTCCTGGGCGCGGCTGGACGCCGGCGAGGCGTTGTTCTGGCCGGTGCCGCACGAAGGACATCCGGGGACGCCGCGGTTGTTCGCCGACGGGTTCCCGACTGCGGACGGACGGGCGCACGTCGTGCCTGTCGATCATCGGCCGGTGGCGGACGACCTCAGCGGGGACGCGCCGATCTACCTGGTGACCGGGCGGTTGCTGCAGCACTACCAGAGTGGTGCGCAGACCCGGCGGGTGCCGGAGCTGGCCGAGGCGGAGCCGGAGGTGTTCGCGGAGATCCATCCGCGGGTGGCCGCGCAGCTCGGGATCGGGGACGGGCGGCCGGTGCGGTTGCGGACGGCGCGCGGGTCGATGGTCCTGCCCGCGCGGGTCACCGCCGACGTCCGGCCGGACACCGTTTTCGTGCCGTTCCACTACGGCGGGGCCGAGGCCGTCAACGAGCTCACCAACGACGCCCTCGACCCGGTGTCCCGGATGCCCGAATTCAAGGCGTGTGCCGTCGAAGTCACCGCCGCCGTGCTGGGAGCGACGGGAGTGCCGGCATGA
- a CDS encoding MFS transporter, with translation MTLEARQAAVATRDGSGAVGTVEAPRRGRWIDVWDPEDATFWAEKGRAVARRNLWPSIFAEFLGFSVWQLWSIVVVSMPRAGFGYSTDQLFWLVALPSLVGATLRLPYTFAVPRFGGRNWTIVSALLLLIPTAGLSYFMTQPDTPFWLMALVAATAGVGGGNFASSMTNISFFYPEKEKGFALGINAAGGNLGVAVVQLVVPVVIVLGAGLSLNRAGLLWIPLVLLAAFLAWKVMANLSVASSSFLTSVAAAKRPHTWIISFLYIGTFGSFIGFGAAFPLLIKTSFPDITVSHVAFLGALVGSVSRPFGGKLADKLGGAWVTVCAFVVMGVGILAAIASLNAGSFTAFLLSFLVLFVASGAGNGSTYRMIPAVFRLTTADDPGRAKREAAACIGIASAVGAYGGFLVPRGFAMSTSNFGSLIPALYVFCGFYVVCLAVTYFCYLRKGGPLSGERV, from the coding sequence ATGACGCTCGAGGCACGACAAGCGGCCGTCGCCACCCGCGATGGAAGTGGCGCGGTGGGGACGGTCGAGGCGCCGCGGCGCGGGCGGTGGATCGACGTCTGGGACCCCGAGGACGCCACGTTCTGGGCGGAGAAGGGACGGGCGGTCGCGAGGCGGAACCTGTGGCCGTCGATCTTCGCCGAGTTCCTCGGCTTCTCGGTGTGGCAGCTGTGGAGCATCGTCGTGGTCTCGATGCCACGCGCCGGTTTCGGGTACTCGACGGACCAGCTGTTCTGGCTGGTCGCGCTGCCGAGCCTGGTCGGCGCGACGCTGCGGCTGCCGTACACGTTCGCCGTACCGAGGTTCGGCGGTCGGAACTGGACCATCGTCTCGGCGCTGCTGCTGCTCATCCCGACCGCCGGGCTCTCGTACTTCATGACACAGCCGGACACGCCGTTCTGGCTGATGGCGCTGGTCGCGGCGACGGCGGGCGTCGGCGGCGGAAACTTCGCCAGCAGTATGACGAACATCTCGTTCTTCTACCCGGAGAAGGAGAAGGGCTTCGCGCTCGGCATCAACGCGGCCGGTGGAAACCTGGGTGTCGCGGTGGTGCAGTTGGTGGTGCCGGTGGTGATCGTGCTCGGCGCCGGGCTGTCGCTGAACCGGGCCGGCCTGCTGTGGATCCCGTTGGTCCTGCTGGCCGCCTTCCTGGCCTGGAAGGTGATGGCCAACCTGTCCGTCGCGAGTTCGTCGTTCCTGACCTCGGTCGCGGCGGCGAAGCGGCCGCACACCTGGATCATCTCGTTCCTCTACATCGGCACCTTCGGCTCGTTCATCGGCTTCGGGGCGGCCTTCCCGCTGCTGATCAAGACCAGCTTCCCCGACATCACGGTGTCCCACGTCGCCTTCCTCGGGGCCCTGGTCGGCTCGGTCTCGCGGCCGTTCGGCGGCAAGCTGGCCGACAAGCTCGGCGGCGCCTGGGTCACGGTCTGCGCGTTCGTGGTGATGGGCGTGGGCATCCTGGCGGCGATCGCGTCGCTGAACGCCGGCAGCTTCACCGCGTTCCTGCTCAGCTTCCTGGTGCTGTTCGTCGCCAGCGGCGCCGGCAACGGGTCGACGTACCGGATGATCCCCGCGGTGTTCCGGCTCACCACGGCGGACGACCCGGGCCGGGCCAAGCGTGAGGCGGCGGCCTGTATCGGCATCGCGTCCGCGGTCGGCGCGTACGGCGGTTTCCTGGTGCCGCGCGGCTTCGCGATGTCGACGAGCAACTTCGGCTCGCTGATCCCGGCGCTGTACGTGTTCTGCGGTTTCTACGTCGTGTGCCTCGCAGTGACGTACTTCTGCTACCTCCGCAAGGGTGGCCCGCTCAGCGGGGAGCGCGTGTGA